The following coding sequences are from one Triticum aestivum cultivar Chinese Spring unplaced genomic scaffold, IWGSC CS RefSeq v2.1 scaffold8479, whole genome shotgun sequence window:
- the LOC123175778 gene encoding putative lipid-transfer protein DIR1 — MAKAHALAAALLLVMSVSFAALEGVHGVCGMSNDEFKLCQPAAAVNNPTDSPLAECCAALGKANLSCICRYKGIAGIWLRKYHIDAKRAMALPGKCGLTMPNNCS, encoded by the coding sequence ATGGCTAAGGCACATGCATTGGCTGCAGCATTGTTGCTTGTCATGTCGGTGTCCTTTGCCGCACTAGAGGGTGTTCATGGCGTTTGCGGCATGTCGAATGATGAATTCAAGCTTTGCCAGCCCGCAGCGGCAGTGAATAACCCCACAGACAGTCCGTTGGCTGAGTGTTGTGCTGCGCTTGGGAAGGCCAACCTATCATGTATCTGCCGGTACAAAGGCATCGCTGGCATATGGCTGAGAAAGTACCACATCGACGCAAAGCGTGCCATGGCGCTGCCTGGCAAGTGTGGTCTCACCATGCCCAACAACTGCTCGTGA